From Virgibacillus natechei, the proteins below share one genomic window:
- a CDS encoding polysaccharide deacetylase family protein produces MYRYRKFVNLVVFLFIILVAYNPEHNPFVINEVGSITEVTRTEDVLYKEIQDKSPEYSQDPQNAYIDSVWKKTPGRNGAKVNLEESYEKMKEEGTFKESLLVYDQTPPEIKLKDLPASPIFRGHPEKDMVSLLFNVSWGEEHIPDILNILNEHSVKATFFIEGKWAQQNSESVKMIDEQGHVVGNHAYNHPDMTRLTEQENTRQIAQTNEIIKAITGKDLKWFAPPSGNHTEQVVEVADALNMETILWTVDTIDWKNPSVSVMINRVNNKLHPGATILMHPTSSIVEGLEPLIKNIKENGYRIGTIEKLLNEER; encoded by the coding sequence ATGTATCGTTATCGGAAATTTGTTAACTTAGTTGTTTTTCTTTTCATTATTCTTGTAGCTTATAATCCAGAACATAATCCATTTGTTATTAATGAAGTTGGTTCAATAACCGAAGTAACACGTACAGAGGATGTACTATATAAGGAAATACAAGATAAAAGTCCAGAGTATTCACAAGATCCTCAGAATGCATATATAGATAGTGTTTGGAAAAAAACGCCTGGAAGAAATGGGGCTAAAGTAAATCTAGAAGAATCTTACGAGAAAATGAAAGAAGAAGGTACATTCAAAGAATCTTTACTTGTATATGATCAAACTCCTCCAGAAATAAAGCTTAAGGATTTACCAGCTTCTCCTATATTCCGTGGTCACCCAGAAAAGGATATGGTTTCTCTTTTATTTAATGTTTCGTGGGGGGAAGAACATATTCCCGATATATTGAATATTTTAAATGAACACAGTGTAAAAGCAACGTTTTTTATCGAGGGGAAATGGGCTCAGCAGAATTCTGAATCTGTGAAAATGATTGATGAGCAAGGTCATGTTGTAGGAAATCATGCATATAATCATCCAGATATGACCAGATTAACAGAACAGGAAAACACAAGACAAATAGCACAGACTAACGAAATTATTAAAGCGATCACTGGCAAAGACTTAAAATGGTTTGCACCACCCAGCGGCAATCATACTGAACAAGTTGTGGAGGTAGCAGACGCTTTAAATATGGAAACAATACTTTGGACTGTAGATACAATTGATTGGAAGAACCCATCTGTTTCTGTTATGATAAACCGAGTAAATAATAAACTCCATCCAGGTGCAACCATTCTAATGCATCCGACATCTTCCATCGTAGAAGGACTTGAACCATTAATTAAGAATATTAAAGAAAACGGCTACCGAATTGGTACAATTGAAAAGTTGTTAAATGAAGAAAGATAA
- a CDS encoding DUF503 domain-containing protein: MIIYAEVECMMYEGHSLKSKRSIMKRLMAKLRNEFNVTVTELDYHDLWQRTKVGIVTISTDRKHAEQVIQEVLRVIDTYSEMERTITEVERL; encoded by the coding sequence ATGATCATCTATGCTGAAGTTGAATGTATGATGTATGAGGGACATTCACTTAAGTCGAAACGATCAATTATGAAACGGTTAATGGCTAAGTTGCGCAATGAATTTAATGTAACTGTTACGGAGCTGGATTATCATGATTTGTGGCAACGAACAAAGGTGGGTATTGTTACGATTTCGACAGATCGAAAGCATGCTGAACAAGTGATTCAGGAAGTATTGCGAGTAATTGATACGTATTCGGAAATGGAGCGAACAATTACAGAAGTTGAGCGCTTATAA
- a CDS encoding polyribonucleotide nucleotidyltransferase, translating to MSEAKQVFSTEIAGKKFSVEIGELAKQANGACMIHYGDTSVLCVATASKEPKDLPFFPLTVNYEERLYAVGKIPGGFIKREGRPSEKATLTSRLIDRPIRPLFPDGFRNEVQVISTVMSVEQDNPSDIAAMIGSSIALSISDIQFAEPIAGVKVGRVDGEFIINPGIEQEEKSDIALTVAGTKDAINMVEAAAEEVPENIMLDAIMFGHEEIKRLVAFQEEIVQAVGVEKSSVTLFEPDEEIATNVEQKAKDKLAAAIQVFEKHEREEAITKVKDETLEQYAEEEPEVIKQVKSVLDHMTKEEVRRRITKEKLRPDGRKIDEIRPLSSRINVLPRTHGSGLFTRGQTQALSICTLGALGDVQILDGLDLEESKRFMHHYNFPQYSVGETGPIRGPGRREIGHGALGERALEQVIPSDKEFPYTIRLVSEVLESNGSTSQASICASTLAMMDAGVPIKAPVAGIAMGLVKSGDDYSILTDIQGMEDALGDMDFKVAGTENGVTALQMDIKIDGLSKEILEEALNQAKIGRIQILDSMLATIEEPKTQLSEYAPKILTMNINPDKIRSVIGPSGKQINQIIDDTGVKIDIEQDGGVFISSTDASMNEKAKKIIEDLVREVEVDQMYLGTVKRIEKFGAFVEIFKGKDGLVHISELAEERTNKVEDVVSIGDEIMVKVKEIDHQGRVNLSRKAVLKEEQEKQKQAES from the coding sequence ATGTCAGAAGCTAAACAAGTTTTTTCAACAGAAATTGCTGGAAAAAAGTTTTCTGTCGAAATAGGAGAACTGGCAAAACAAGCGAATGGAGCATGTATGATACACTATGGAGATACATCGGTATTATGTGTAGCAACAGCTTCAAAAGAGCCAAAGGATTTGCCGTTTTTTCCATTGACCGTAAACTATGAAGAACGCTTATATGCGGTTGGGAAAATTCCAGGGGGCTTCATTAAACGGGAAGGAAGGCCAAGTGAGAAAGCAACGTTGACTTCACGCTTAATTGATCGCCCTATTCGTCCATTATTCCCAGATGGTTTTAGAAATGAGGTACAAGTAATCAGTACTGTCATGAGTGTTGAACAGGATAATCCATCAGACATTGCTGCAATGATTGGATCATCAATCGCTTTAAGCATCTCCGATATTCAGTTTGCTGAACCTATAGCTGGTGTTAAAGTTGGACGAGTTGACGGAGAATTCATTATCAACCCTGGTATTGAACAAGAAGAAAAAAGTGATATTGCGTTAACAGTAGCTGGTACAAAAGATGCCATTAATATGGTAGAAGCTGCAGCAGAGGAAGTACCTGAAAACATTATGCTTGATGCTATCATGTTTGGCCACGAGGAAATTAAACGTCTCGTTGCATTTCAAGAGGAAATAGTACAGGCTGTAGGTGTTGAAAAATCATCTGTGACGTTATTTGAACCAGATGAAGAAATAGCTACTAACGTAGAGCAAAAAGCAAAAGATAAATTGGCTGCAGCTATTCAAGTATTTGAAAAACATGAAAGAGAAGAAGCTATTACGAAAGTGAAAGATGAGACACTAGAACAGTATGCGGAAGAAGAACCAGAAGTTATTAAACAAGTGAAATCTGTTCTGGATCATATGACTAAAGAAGAAGTACGTCGTCGTATCACGAAAGAAAAACTTCGTCCTGATGGTCGTAAAATCGATGAGATTCGTCCATTGTCATCAAGAATTAATGTATTGCCAAGAACGCATGGATCTGGCTTGTTTACACGCGGACAAACACAAGCGCTTAGTATCTGTACACTTGGAGCATTAGGGGATGTACAGATTTTGGATGGGTTGGATCTTGAGGAGTCCAAACGCTTTATGCATCATTATAATTTCCCCCAGTATAGTGTCGGTGAAACAGGACCTATTAGAGGGCCAGGTCGTCGAGAAATTGGACATGGAGCATTAGGCGAACGAGCGCTTGAACAAGTTATTCCTTCAGATAAGGAATTTCCGTACACCATACGTTTAGTATCAGAAGTATTAGAATCAAACGGTTCTACATCTCAAGCAAGTATATGTGCTAGTACACTCGCTATGATGGATGCAGGGGTACCCATTAAAGCACCTGTTGCAGGTATTGCCATGGGACTTGTCAAATCAGGAGATGACTATTCTATTTTAACTGATATTCAAGGCATGGAAGATGCTTTAGGTGATATGGACTTTAAAGTTGCAGGTACTGAGAATGGTGTAACAGCTCTACAAATGGATATAAAAATCGATGGCTTATCAAAAGAAATTTTGGAAGAAGCATTAAATCAGGCTAAAATTGGCCGTATACAAATCTTAGATTCAATGCTCGCCACAATTGAAGAACCAAAAACACAGCTTTCTGAATACGCACCTAAGATTTTAACAATGAACATTAACCCTGATAAAATCCGATCTGTTATTGGGCCGAGCGGTAAACAGATTAATCAAATTATTGATGATACAGGAGTTAAAATTGATATTGAGCAGGATGGCGGTGTCTTTATTTCGTCAACAGATGCTTCTATGAATGAGAAGGCTAAAAAGATTATTGAAGATCTTGTGAGAGAAGTTGAAGTTGATCAAATGTATTTGGGAACTGTAAAAAGGATTGAGAAATTTGGAGCCTTTGTAGAAATATTTAAAGGCAAGGATGGTCTCGTTCACATTTCTGAGTTGGCAGAAGAACGCACAAATAAAGTGGAAGATGTTGTATCCATCGGTGACGAAATAATGGTTAAAGTGAAAGAGATTGATCATCAAGGTCGCGTGAATCTTTCCCGTAAAGCAGTTCTAAAGGAAGAGCAAGAAAAACAGAAACAAGCTGAGTCATAG
- the truB gene encoding tRNA pseudouridine(55) synthase TruB — translation MNGILPLWKPSGMTSHDCVMRIRRIFNTKKVGHTGTLDPEVEGVLPICIGHATKIVSYLTETNKTYVAEVMLGKATDTEDSYGKMIEESRVTKFPSENEIDNVLQLFKGRIRQVPPMYSAVKVKGKKLYEYARENETVERPSREVIIHDLKRLSSPEQERNVFQIEIVCSKGTYIRTLCVDVGKKLGYPAHMSGLIRMESASFTKENTVTFNDLEEAAKLDQQNQLLMPVMKGLDHLDILYVDPETKRKVLHGQKMDKPIEVLHTDPFVVMCDDKLLAIYQTHPDKPEQIKPVRVFNG, via the coding sequence ATGAATGGGATATTGCCATTATGGAAACCAAGTGGTATGACATCACACGATTGTGTAATGCGTATACGTAGAATTTTTAATACCAAGAAAGTTGGTCATACTGGTACGCTTGATCCAGAAGTAGAAGGAGTGCTTCCTATATGCATTGGTCACGCAACTAAAATTGTGTCTTATTTAACAGAGACAAACAAAACATATGTTGCAGAAGTAATGCTGGGAAAAGCTACCGATACGGAGGACAGCTATGGAAAAATGATTGAAGAAAGCAGGGTAACAAAATTCCCTTCTGAAAATGAAATAGATAATGTGCTGCAATTATTTAAAGGAAGAATTAGACAGGTTCCACCCATGTACTCTGCAGTAAAAGTTAAAGGAAAAAAACTATATGAGTATGCAAGAGAAAATGAAACAGTAGAGCGTCCTAGTCGAGAAGTTATCATTCATGACTTAAAGCGTTTATCCTCTCCTGAACAAGAGAGAAATGTTTTTCAGATAGAAATTGTCTGTTCCAAAGGGACTTATATACGGACATTATGTGTTGATGTCGGTAAGAAATTGGGTTATCCTGCACATATGTCAGGTTTAATCAGAATGGAATCAGCTTCCTTCACAAAAGAAAATACAGTTACGTTTAACGATTTAGAAGAAGCAGCAAAATTAGATCAACAAAATCAACTATTGATGCCTGTTATGAAAGGCCTTGATCATTTGGATATTCTTTATGTGGATCCAGAAACAAAACGGAAAGTTCTCCATGGACAAAAAATGGATAAACCTATAGAAGTCCTCCATACTGATCCATTTGTCGTCATGTGTGACGACAAATTATTAGCAATATATCAAACACATCCTGATAAACCTGAACAAATAAAACCAGTTCGTGTTTTTAATGGATGA
- the infB gene encoding translation initiation factor IF-2: MSKIRVYEYAKQKNTTSKDVINHLNNLNIEVSNHMSTITSETASKLDEKYNAASSSNVKNQQPKKENASNKAGQSMNKKENPGKSNNSSKPQSGQQRKPQQNRHNNQNQKGRRGRGNKPVGKKQPPVRNIPERITYSDTLAVSDLASKLNMQTAEIIKKLMSLGVMATKNQDLDDDTVELICTDLNIEVEKEIILEDTDFDKYRVEEKDADLIERPSVVTIMGHVDHGKTTLLDSIRHTKVTAGEAGGITQHIGAYQVEDQGKKVTFLDTPGHAAFTSMRSRGAQVTDIAILVVAADDGVMPQTVEAISHAKAAEVPIIVAVNKMDKEGANPDRVMQELTEYELIPEAWGGDTIFVNVTATKAEGIDDILEMILLVSEVEELKANPNTNATGTVIDAQLDKGRGSVATLLVQNGTLQVGDMVVVGNTYGRVRTMVNDVGQRVSEAGPSTPVEVTGLNQVPQAGDQFMVFVDEKKARHIGEAREQKYIVENRSQQSKISLDDLFEQIKQGEMKEINIIIKADVQGSAEALANSLQKIEVEGVNIKIIHTGVGAITESDIILASASNAIVIGFSVRPDVNAKKAADSEKVDVRLHRVIYTAIEEVESAMKGLLDPEYEEKVIGQVEVREIYKVSKIGTIAGSYVTDGKITRNAGIRVIRDGVVQFEGEIDALKRFKDDVKEVAKNYECGITVKNFNDIKEGDVIEAFIMEEIERK; encoded by the coding sequence ATGAGTAAAATACGTGTATATGAATATGCTAAGCAGAAAAACACAACAAGTAAAGATGTAATTAATCATTTAAATAACTTAAATATTGAAGTTTCAAACCATATGTCAACTATTACATCGGAAACAGCTTCAAAATTAGATGAAAAATATAACGCTGCATCTAGTTCAAATGTTAAAAACCAACAGCCAAAGAAAGAGAACGCATCTAATAAAGCAGGACAATCAATGAATAAAAAAGAGAATCCAGGAAAATCTAATAATTCGAGTAAGCCGCAATCAGGACAGCAAAGAAAACCGCAACAAAATAGACATAACAATCAAAATCAAAAAGGTAGAAGAGGACGAGGCAATAAACCTGTCGGAAAGAAACAACCACCAGTTAGAAACATACCTGAGCGAATTACTTATAGTGATACATTAGCAGTTAGTGATCTAGCAAGTAAGCTTAATATGCAAACAGCAGAGATCATTAAAAAGCTTATGTCTCTCGGAGTAATGGCAACGAAAAACCAAGATCTTGACGATGATACAGTTGAATTAATTTGTACTGATTTAAATATAGAAGTTGAAAAAGAAATTATCTTGGAAGACACAGATTTTGATAAATATAGGGTAGAAGAAAAAGATGCTGATCTTATTGAAAGACCTTCTGTTGTTACCATAATGGGGCACGTAGACCATGGTAAAACAACGTTACTGGATTCGATTCGTCACACAAAAGTAACTGCAGGAGAAGCTGGAGGTATTACACAGCATATTGGAGCATATCAAGTAGAAGATCAAGGGAAAAAAGTTACATTCCTTGATACACCAGGTCATGCTGCGTTTACTAGCATGCGTTCTCGCGGAGCACAAGTAACGGATATTGCGATTTTAGTTGTTGCTGCTGATGATGGCGTCATGCCACAAACAGTAGAAGCTATCAGCCATGCGAAAGCTGCTGAAGTACCAATTATCGTAGCCGTAAATAAAATGGACAAAGAAGGCGCGAATCCAGATCGTGTTATGCAGGAATTGACTGAATATGAACTGATTCCTGAAGCTTGGGGTGGTGACACAATTTTCGTTAATGTGACAGCAACAAAAGCTGAAGGTATCGATGATATATTGGAAATGATTTTACTTGTCTCAGAAGTTGAAGAATTAAAAGCCAATCCGAATACGAATGCAACTGGTACCGTGATTGATGCACAGCTCGATAAAGGGCGTGGATCTGTAGCAACATTATTGGTTCAAAATGGTACGTTACAAGTTGGAGACATGGTTGTAGTAGGAAACACCTATGGTCGTGTGCGGACTATGGTTAACGATGTTGGTCAGCGTGTTTCAGAGGCTGGACCATCTACACCGGTAGAAGTAACTGGATTAAATCAAGTGCCTCAAGCAGGCGATCAATTCATGGTGTTTGTTGATGAGAAAAAGGCGCGTCATATTGGGGAAGCTCGAGAGCAAAAATATATTGTTGAAAATCGTAGTCAACAATCAAAAATCAGTTTAGACGATTTATTTGAACAAATTAAACAAGGTGAAATGAAAGAAATTAACATTATTATTAAAGCAGATGTCCAAGGATCTGCTGAAGCACTAGCTAATTCCCTACAGAAGATAGAGGTAGAAGGTGTGAACATTAAAATTATTCATACAGGTGTTGGTGCGATAACAGAATCGGATATTATTTTGGCTTCGGCTTCCAATGCAATTGTAATTGGATTTAGTGTTCGTCCTGATGTCAATGCGAAAAAAGCTGCTGATTCAGAAAAAGTTGATGTACGCTTGCATCGTGTTATATATACTGCGATTGAAGAAGTTGAATCAGCCATGAAAGGGTTGCTTGATCCAGAATACGAGGAAAAAGTCATTGGACAGGTGGAAGTGCGTGAAATATATAAAGTTTCTAAGATAGGAACAATCGCTGGAAGCTATGTAACCGATGGTAAAATCACTCGTAATGCTGGTATCAGAGTTATTCGCGATGGTGTTGTTCAATTTGAGGGAGAAATCGATGCCTTGAAACGCTTTAAAGATGATGTTAAAGAAGTAGCTAAAAACTATGAATGCGGAATTACTGTTAAAAATTTCAATGATATTAAAGAGGGCGATGTTATTGAAGCATTCATTATGGAAGAAATAGAACGTAAATGA
- the rbfA gene encoding 30S ribosome-binding factor RbfA, with product MSDIRANRVAEQMKKELGEIFTQKLKDPRVGFVTIMDVEVTGDLQQAKVFISVLGEEQEKQNTLSSLAKAKGFIRSEIGQRIRLRKTPEITFEIDEAFEHGNRIETILRDLNK from the coding sequence ATGTCAGATATACGTGCAAATCGTGTAGCAGAGCAAATGAAGAAAGAGTTAGGAGAAATTTTTACTCAAAAGTTAAAAGATCCGCGAGTAGGATTTGTTACGATTATGGATGTAGAAGTAACGGGCGATCTTCAACAAGCAAAAGTATTTATTTCTGTTTTAGGTGAGGAACAAGAAAAGCAGAATACACTTTCAAGTCTTGCAAAAGCAAAAGGATTTATTCGTTCAGAGATTGGACAGCGAATTCGTTTACGAAAAACACCTGAAATTACTTTTGAAATAGATGAAGCTTTTGAACATGGTAATCGTATAGAAACAATTTTACGCGATCTAAACAAATAA
- a CDS encoding bifunctional riboflavin kinase/FAD synthetase: MRTFELTHPHSLMTEDLPSVVSAIGFFDGVHRGHQKVIQTAVTEAKNRNMESAVITFHPHPSVVLKKGTQHVQYITPIREKKEMLQKLNVDRLYVIEFNKELSSLSPQRFIDQFIIGLNIKHLVAGFDFSYGHKGQGNMDVMEEHTRGEFTYTAVDKVTIDDEKISSTKIREFLSTGKMQEANVLLGRPLNLAGVVIRGDQRGKAIGYPTANLQLSPDALLPKSGVYAVKVQYKNETYEGMASIGTNPTFTEERTDLSVEVNIFDYNNDLYGEELFIEWHKYFREEKKFDGVSELIDEIANDEIKIRRFFSNQN; encoded by the coding sequence ATGAGAACATTTGAGCTAACACATCCACATTCCTTAATGACAGAAGATTTACCTAGTGTGGTTAGTGCAATAGGTTTTTTTGATGGTGTACATAGAGGGCATCAAAAAGTAATACAGACTGCGGTAACAGAAGCTAAGAACAGAAATATGGAGAGTGCAGTTATTACATTTCATCCACATCCATCGGTTGTATTAAAAAAAGGTACGCAGCACGTGCAATATATTACTCCTATACGAGAAAAAAAAGAAATGCTACAAAAATTAAATGTTGATCGATTGTATGTTATAGAGTTTAATAAGGAATTGTCTTCTTTGTCACCGCAGCGTTTTATTGACCAATTTATTATAGGGTTAAATATAAAACATTTAGTCGCAGGATTTGATTTTTCTTACGGACATAAAGGGCAAGGCAATATGGATGTGATGGAAGAACATACAAGGGGAGAATTCACCTATACAGCAGTTGATAAAGTAACTATCGATGACGAAAAAATCAGCTCAACCAAAATCAGAGAATTTCTAAGTACAGGAAAAATGCAAGAGGCCAATGTATTGCTGGGCAGACCACTAAACTTGGCAGGTGTTGTTATTAGGGGGGATCAGCGAGGCAAGGCGATCGGATATCCTACAGCTAATTTACAACTGAGCCCAGACGCATTATTACCAAAGTCTGGAGTTTATGCAGTAAAAGTCCAGTATAAAAATGAAACGTATGAGGGAATGGCTAGTATTGGTACAAATCCAACCTTTACAGAAGAGCGAACAGATTTGTCTGTTGAAGTAAATATTTTTGATTATAATAATGATCTATATGGGGAAGAATTGTTTATTGAGTGGCACAAATATTTTCGTGAAGAGAAGAAGTTTGATGGGGTTTCGGAACTTATTGATGAAATTGCTAATGATGAAATAAAGATACGTCGTTTTTTTTCAAATCAAAACTAA
- the rpsO gene encoding 30S ribosomal protein S15: MAITQERKNEIISEYKVHDNDTGSPEVQIAVLTEEITKLNEHLRTHTKDHHSRRGLLKMVGKRRNLLNYLRNKDIIRYRDLIKSLGLRR, from the coding sequence ATGGCTATCACACAAGAACGCAAGAATGAAATTATTAGTGAATATAAAGTTCACGATAATGACACTGGTTCTCCAGAAGTACAAATTGCAGTACTTACTGAAGAAATCACAAAATTAAATGAGCATTTACGTACGCATACAAAAGACCACCATTCACGTCGTGGGCTTTTAAAAATGGTTGGTAAACGCCGTAATTTACTAAACTACCTACGTAATAAAGATATTATCCGTTATCGTGATCTCATTAAAAGTCTCGGTTTACGTCGATAA